A portion of the Naumovozyma castellii chromosome 2, complete genome genome contains these proteins:
- the ATG22 gene encoding Atg22p (ancestral locus Anc_1.35) — protein sequence MTYDSISVQSHSQLTAIVRRTTQNIKGWYFYCFSSEPFAVSAVATYIPLLLEQFARLNGVQVVDHTLPCLPTDDKCVVPLFHERLFIDTSSFPLYIFSISVLFELLIVVTVSGIVDLRDCINLKKWVLMIFGFIGSFSTIWISHLKKEQFYSLPILYIIANACFGVINVVGNSLLPRFVTDSVKYNPNTDRNTHDPRKDNVDHLTTLISGRGASLGYSSALLVQIISMFLVKRVNSLHIKQDDTIGIPNTIKDIQVPIWFVGIWWFLWQLPMIKLMSDLPSSTSTTSPSLLNQRLDDIHSHKSLEKKPVSIFYGWLSLWEAFKHARLLEDVMIFLIGWFIISDSITTINSTAILFSRTELQMTTLELIIVSILTMISAMIGAFIIPQFLSKRFHWSTHKTLLFIICWATFIPFYGMLGFVFNSFGLKKKFEMFLLAMWYGISLGGLSAVSRSLFSQIIPRGKESTFFSIFSITDKGSSIVGPFLIGLVTDKTHNIRYAFYVLFALLLISLPVMNCLNVERGRREAQELNRVDPNLTPEEADEDSTPIDS from the coding sequence ATGACTTACGATTCCATATCTGTACAATCGCATTCCCAACTTACAGCCATTGTAAGGAGAACTACTCAAAACATCAAAGGGTGGTATTTCTATTGTTTCTCTAGCGAACCCTTCGCAGTCTCCGCGGTAGCAACATACATCCCATTACTTCTAGAACAATTTGCAAGATTAAATGGTGTCCAAGTAGTTGATCACACGCTCCCATGCTTACCAACCGATGACAAATGTGTGGTTCCCTTGTTTCATGAAAGGTTATTCATCGACACGTCAAGTTTCCCACTTTACATTTTTTCTATTAGTGTATTATTTGAACTTTTAATTGTGGTGACTGTATCAGGAATTGTCGATCTACGTGACTGTattaatttgaagaaatgggttttgatgatttttggatttataGGATCATTCTCCACCATCTGGATCTCacatttaaagaaagagCAGTTTTACTCATTACCCATACTATATATAATTGCAAATGCCTGTTTTGGCGTTATCAATGTTGTCGGAAACTCCTTATTACCCAGATTCGTGACTGATTCAGTTAAATATAATCCTAATACCGACAGAAATACACATGACCCTCGCAAAGATAACGTAGATCATCTGACTACTTTAATAAGTGGTAGAGGTGCAAGTTTAGGTTATTCCAGTGCCCTCCTAGTTCAAATAATCTCCATGTTTTTGGTGAAAAGAGTCAATTCGCTTCATATAAAGCAAGATGATACCATTGGTATTCCTAATACAATAAAGGATATTCAGGTTCCAATTTGGTTCGTCGGTATCTGGTGGTTTCTTTGGCAATTACcaatgataaaattgatgaGTGATTTGCCCTCTTCAACTTCAACTACCTCACCAAGTTTACTAAATCAAAGGCTTGATGACATCCATTCACATAAATCCTTAGAGAAGAAACCGGTATCCATTTTCTATGGTTGGCTGTCACTTTGGGAAGCCTTCAAACATGCACGACTATTGGAGGATGTAATGATATTCTTGATTGGTTGGTTCATCATCAGTGATTCCATTACGACCATAAATTCGACGGCAATCCTATTTTCAAGAACAGAATTACAAATGACCACCCTAGAATTGATAATTGTTAGCATATTAACCATGATAAGTGCCATGATTGGTGCCTTTATAATTCCACAATTTCTTTCCAAAAGGTTTCATTGGTCTACACATAaaactttattattcatcATATGTTGGGCCACTTTTATCCCATTTTATGGAATGCTAGGATTCgtttttaattcttttggTTTGAAAAAGAAGTTTGAAATGTTTCTATTGGCAATGTGGTACGGGATTTCACTAGGTGGATTATCTGCTGTTTCACGGTCCTTGTTTAGTCAAATTATTCCAAGGGGCAAAGAATCCACATTTTTCAGTATATTTAGTATTACAGATAAAGGTTCTTCCATTGTCGGACCATTCCTTATTGGCTTAGTGACCGATAAGACTCATAATATAAGGTATGCATTTTATGTCTTATTTGCATTGTTATTGATATCTTTACCTGTAATGAATTGCTTAAATGTGGAAAGAGGTAGAAGAGAAGCACAGGAGTTAAATAGAGTGGACCCTAATCTCACGCCTGAAGAAGCCGATGAAGATTCAACTCCGATAGATTCATAA
- the GID7 gene encoding glucose-induced degradation complex subunit GID7 (ancestral locus Anc_1.34) — MARTLRPPTAESKVSNVTNSNPNPNPNVFVPSYTTAVTERQKKLKESSRGLTSSSSLHNASNSNNGLIGGTFDKVQMTKLLIHTLHELGYENSSICLQEESGGIQVESTVVQKIFKYIRDGSFFDITLELLSKLPLKNGNLNLESLNCHTLLDQSEENVNNKNTQNHSATLDHTISTMTIQLQLFESLFEKIAGMLRRPGVLEQLDTFRQILEIMVLVNKQVFLELVFQSSDPTGAVFYLRAFLRKFIHLWDSVLLLQNDIGLNLETDFTPEQLLREMSSVLTSPLNGNDNNTPFHTIWHDSLKNSREFLIDQISRYIDPNDLVPKGRLVALLKQAIKYQRSKDLFSVLNGNDNNQQEEQDEEQDTDMEKTPKIFNLLQDNTTDFNEINFIEEKTLVQNTDEIWYLQFSPDGKYLASASADSTTDRKILIYDVENDFQVYKILAGNKQCVLYLSFSPDSKYLVSCPFNESANIYDIHIKGEPSNINPEIGDSGIIAEIIQPIDSFHIPNILNQEPPMSPSESSESSLENTTSGNATVMLSRTLPLIGSRTRSNRTHNNSSNNPSSSTTHNVTRDPYVEIGKGNSPRTWCCDWFHTADHYGKFAVGSPDREVVVYDINMRQIIYRMASSIAFDSETNEINTHSTTSSSVFTFMDQFPRIHDLKISYDDKYMILMTHQGNIDVYDISSFPTNETVTKLAESNLSTMTSEEAHQRGHVLLDELILPKIQQLTINKNMTCISLPDIRNTRLDYDMDDEMNDDVAEGSEEGLANLLIVNLPFNEIQLWDYKENLLIQKYMGQRQEQFIIRSCFGYDNKLVASGSEDGKVYIWDRVKGNILGVLSGHNKERLSSFGNNVSRASHSSHSNNTSNDKKFGMNCNTVVWNPRDKSLFASGGDDGYIKIWRVVRD, encoded by the coding sequence ATGGCTAGAACTTTACGTCCACCGACTGCTGAAAGCAAAGTTTCCAATGTGACAAATTCAAACCCAAACCCAAACCCAAACGTATTTGTACCATCTTACACAACTGCCGTCACCGAGagacaaaaaaaattaaaagaatcATCAAGAGGACtaacttcatcatcctctCTTCATAATGCATCCAATTCAAACAATGGGCTTATTGGTGGTACCTTCGATAAAGTGCAAATGaccaaattattaatacATACTTTACATGAACTCGGGTATGAAAATTCATCCATTTGCTTACAGGAGGAGAGTGGTGGTATTCAAGTGGAATCCACCGTCGtgcaaaaaatattcaaatatattagaGATGGTAGTTTCTTTGATATAACTttggaattattatcaaaattacCATTAAAGAATGGTAACTTGAATTTAGAATCCTTAAATTGTCATACCCTTTTGGATCAATCAGAAGAGAATGTTAATAACAAAAATACCCAGAACCATTCCGCTACATTAGATCATACAATATCTACAATGACTATACAATtacaattatttgaaagtttaTTTGAGAAGATTGCTGGGATGTTAAGACGTCCTGGAGTTTTAGAACAACTAGATACTTTTAGACAAATCCTAGAAATTATGGTATTGGTTAATAAACAGGTGTTCTTAGAATTGGTTTTCCAATCATCTGACCCAACTGGCGCTGTCTTTTATTTAAGAGCATTCTTACGTAAATTCATTCATCTTTGGGACTCAGTATTATTGTTACAAAATGACATTGGTTTAAACTTGGAAACTGATTTCACGCCAGAACAATTATTAAGAGAAATGTCTAGCGTCTTAACAAGTCCACTTAATGGTAATGATAACAACACACCATTCCATACAATATGGCATGATTccttgaaaaattcaagagAATTCTTAATAGATCAAATATCACGCTATATTGATCCTAATGATTTAGTACCAAAGGGACGTTTAGTGGCATTATTAAAGCAAGCTATCAAGTATCAACGAtcaaaagatttatttAGTGTCTTGAATGGTAATGACAATAAccaacaagaagaacaagatgagGAACAGGACACAGATATGGAAAAAACAcccaaaattttcaatttattgCAGGACAATACTACtgattttaatgaaattaatttcataGAGGAAAAAACACTTGTACAAAATACAGACGAAATTTGGTATTTACAATTCTCCCCAGATGGGAAATATTTGGCTAGTGCTTCTGCTGATTCCACAACAGATCGAAAAATCTTAATATATGATGTGGAAAATGATTTCCAAGTATATAAAATACTGGCAGGTAATAAGCAATGTGTCTTATATCTTTCATTCTCACCTGATAGTAAATATTTGGTTTCCTGTCCCTTTAACGAATCCGCAAATATTTATGATATACATATTAAGGGTGAGCCTTCTAATATTAATCCAGAGATAGGAGACTCTGGAATAATTGCAGAAATAATTCAAccaattgattcatttcATATTCCCAACATATTAAATCAAGAACCACCAATGTCCCCTTCAGAATCTTCAGAATCTTCATTGGAAAATACAACCAGTGGTAATGCTACAGTAATGCTTTCACGTACTCTCCCTCTGATAGGTTCAAGAACTCGTTCAAATAGAACGCATAATAATAGTAGCAACAACCCATCAAGTAGTACAACCCATAATGTTACTCGTGATCCCTATGTTGAAATTGGTAAGGGTAACTCTCCAAGAACTTGGTGTTGTGACTGGTTTCACACTGCTGATCATTATGGGAAATTTGCCGTTGGTTCCCCCGATAGGGAAGTAGTTGTCTATGATATAAATATGAGACAGATTATTTATAGAATGGCAAGTTCCATTGCATTTGATTCAGAAACAAATGAAATCAATACACATTCCACTACATCTTCCTCGGTATTTACTTTTATGGATCAATTCCCAAGAATACACGATTTAAAGATTTCCTATGACGACAAATATATGATTCTAATGACTCATCAGGGGAATATTGACGTTTATGATATCTCCAGTTTCCCCACAAATGAAACTGTGACCAAATTGGCTGAATCAAATTTGTCAACAATGACTAGTGAAGAAGCTCATCAAAGGGGCCATGTCTTATTGGATGAATTAATCTTACCTAAAATTCAACAGTTGACAATTAACAAAAACATGACATGTATTTCATTGCCCGATATTAGGAACACAAGACTAGATTATGACATGGACGATGAAATGAATGATGACGTTGCTGAGGGGTCCGAAGAGGGATTGGCAAATTTACTGATTGTTAATTTAccatttaatgaaattcaaCTGTGGGATTATAAGgagaatttattaattcaaaaatacaTGGGACAACGACAAGaacaatttattattagatcCTGTTTTGGatatgataataaattggTTGCGAGTGGATCAGAAGACGGAAAAGTTTACATTTGGGATAGAGTTAAAGGTAATATATTGGGTGTATTGAGTGGTCACAATAAGGAGAGACTTAGTTCATTTGGGAATAATGTTAGTAGAGCAAGCCACTCCAGCCATAGCAATAATACAAGCAATGATAAGAAATTTGGTATGAATTGTAATACTGTGGTTTGGAATCCTCGTGACAAATCATTATTCGCCTCGGGAGGTGATGATGGTTACATTAAGATTTGGAGAGTTGTTAGGGACTGA